In Symphalangus syndactylus isolate Jambi chromosome 14, NHGRI_mSymSyn1-v2.1_pri, whole genome shotgun sequence, one DNA window encodes the following:
- the GCGR gene encoding glucagon receptor — protein sequence MPPCQPRRPLLLLLLLLACQPQAPSAQVMDFLFEKWKLYGDQCHHNLSLLPPPTELVCNRTFDKYSCWPDTPANTTANISCPWYLPWHHKVQHRFVFKRCGPDGQWVRGPRGQPWRDASQCQMDGEEIEVQKEVAKMYSSFQVMYTVGYSLSLGALLLALAILGGLSTLHCTRNAIHANLFASFVLKASSVLVIDGLLRTRYSQKIGDDLSVSIWLSDGAVAGCRVAAVFMQYGIVANYCWLLVEGLYLHNLLGLATLPERSFFSLYLGIGWGAPMLFIIPWAVVKCLFENVQCWTSNDNMGFWWILRFPVFLAILINFFIFVRIVHLLVAKLRARQMHHTDYKLRLAKSTLTLIPLLGVHEVVFAFVTDEHAQGTLRTAKLFFDLFLSSFQGLLVAVLYCFLNKEVQSELRRRWHHWRLGKVLREERSTSNHKASSSPGRGLPSKELQFGRGDGSQDSSAETPLAGDLPRLAESPF from the exons cctgctgctgttgctgctgctgctggcctgcCAG CCACAGGCCCCCTCCGCTCAGGTGATGGACTTCCTGTTTGAGAAGTGGAAGCTCTACGGTGACCAGTGTCACCACAACCTGAGCCTGCTGCCCCCTCCCACGG AGCTGGTCTGCAACAGAACCTTCGACAAGTATTCCTGCTGGCCGGACACCCCCGCCAATACCACAGCCAACATCTCCTGCCCCTGGTACCTGCCTTGGCACCACAAAG TGCAACACCGCTTCGTGTTCAAGAGATGCGGGCCCGACGGTCAGTGGGTGCGCGGACCCCGAGGGCAGCCTTGGCGTGACGCCTCCCAGTGCCAGATGGATGGCGAGGAGATTGAGGTTCAG AAGGAGGTGGCCAAGATGTACAGCAGCTTCCAGGTGATGTACACGGTGGGCTACAGCCTGTCCCTGGGGGCCCTGCTCCTCGCCTTGGCCATCCTGGGGGGCCTCAG CACGCTGCACTGCACCCGCAACGCCATCCACGCGAACCTGTTTGCGTCCTTCGTGCTGAAAGCCAGCTCCGTGCTGGTCATTGATGGGCTGCTCAGGACCCGCTACAGCCAGAAGATTGGTGACGACCTCAGTGTCAGCATCTGGCTCAGTGATGGA GCGGTGGCTGGCTGCCGTGTGGCCGCAGTGTTCATGCAATATGGCATCGTGGCCAACTACTGCTGGCTGCTGGTGGAGGGCCTGTACCTGCACAACCTGCTGGGCCTGGCCACCCTCCCCGAGAGGAGCTTCTTCAGCCTCTACCTGGGCATCGGCTGGG GTGCCCCCATGCTGTTCATCATCCCCTGGGCGGTGGTCAAGTGTCTGTTCGAGAACGTCCA GTGCTGGACCAGCAATGACAACATGGGCTTCTGGTGGATCCTGCGGTTCCCTGTCTTCCTGGCCATCCTG ATCAACTTCTTCATCTTCGTCCGCATCGTTCACCTGCTCGTGGCCAAGCTGCGGGCGCGGCAGATGCATCACACAGACTACAAGTTACG gctGGCCAAGTCCACGCTGACTCTCATTCCCCTGCTGGGTGTCCACGAAGTGGTCTTCGCCTTCGTGACGGACGAGCACGCCCAGGGCACCCTGCGCACTGCCAAGCTCTTTTTCGACCTCTTCCTCAGCTCCTTCCAG GGCCTGCTGGTGGCTGTCCTCTACTGCTTCCTCAACAAGGAG GTGCAGTCGGAGCTGCGGCGGCGTTGGCACCACTGGCGCCTGGGCAAAGTGCTACGGGAGGAGCGGAGCACCAGCAACCACAAGGCCTCATCTTCGCCCGGCCGCGGCCTTCCCAGCAAGGAGCTGCAGTTTGGGAGGGGTGAT